Proteins found in one Oreochromis niloticus isolate F11D_XX linkage group LG22, O_niloticus_UMD_NMBU, whole genome shotgun sequence genomic segment:
- the LOC112843589 gene encoding oxidized low-density lipoprotein receptor 1: MMSRPQKYIEGEAFDSQREKSNNALKLRVAVLVVCVLLVSALMVTYLLFELLKTKEMLRKIELERETFKIHVTERLPEIKPCNTVTPTCPLQPEIKIITQPCSTIKPTTTTSQPPEVNMNEPCYKCEDDWKEHGGNCYYFSTNSSSWNESRTVCKSKGGDLVKIDSEEEQNFLRKNVQQKMEIHDIPFWIGLTDLAEEGRWLWVDGSPLNESRSRNIRTVICDSALGSGGLSPDAVGSQHRSLCTALLEFGSGPVFIVWSTAVGFSLTIRTTSESSEGGEVLTSIEDIIWRWKEYFVDFLNPNDMPLLEEAESGEEGDNSPISRGKVTVSFVAGPMEGMSYSP; this comes from the exons ATGATGAGCCGTCCACAGAAATACATAGAAG GTGAAGCTTTTGATTCTCAACGTGAAAAATCAAACAATGCGTTAAAGCTCAGAGTGGCCGTGCTGGTTGTCTGTGTTCTCCTGGTGTCGGCTCTCATGGTAACTTATCTCT tGTTTGAGCTTTTGAAAACCAAGGAAATGCTCAGAAAAATTGAATTGGAGCGGGAAACTTTTAAAATTCATGTCACGG agagATTGCCTGAAATCAAACCATGCAATACAGTGACGCCCACATGTCCATTGCAGCCTGAAATTAAAATAA TAACACAACCTTGCAGCACAATAAAGCCTACAACCACAACCTCACAACCTCCTGAAGTAAACATGA ATGAACCATGTTATAAATGTGAGGATGACTGGAAGGAACATGGAGGAAATTGCTATTACTTCTCCACCAATTCATCCTCCTGGAATGAGAGCAGAACTGTATGTAAAAGTAAGGGAGGAGACCTGGTTAAGATAGACAGCGAAGAAGAGCAG AATTTCTTGAGGAAAAATGTTCAACAAAAAATGGAGATACATGACATCCCTTTCTGGATCGGACTGACAGACTTAGCAGAAGAGGGCAGATGGTTGTGGGTGGACGGCTCCCCACTAAATGAAAG CCGgagcagaaacatcagaactgttatctgtgactctgcTCTAGGATCTGGCGGACTGAGTCCTGACGCCGTGGGAAGCCAGCACCGGAGTCTGTGCACAGCCCTTTTAGAATTTGGGTCCGGACCGGTGTTTATAGTCTGGTCCACTGCGGTGGGATTCAGTCTGACGATCCGAACCACCAGTGAGTcgtctgagg GTGGGGAAGTTTTGACTTCTATTGAAGACATAATCTGGAGGTGGAAGGAGTACTTTGTGGACTTCCTTAATCCCAATGACATGCCTTTGctagaggaagcagagtctggggaagAGGGGGATAACTCGCCCATCAGTAGGGGCAAGGTTACTGTCTCCTTTGTGGCAGGCCCCATGGAGGGCATGAGCTACAGCCCCTGA